In Chloracidobacterium sp., the following proteins share a genomic window:
- the bshA gene encoding N-acetyl-alpha-D-glucosaminyl L-malate synthase BshA produces the protein MNIGITVYPTYGGSGIVGSELGRDLADRGHNVHFISSVMPMRLSEPHERIHFHEVEMMSYPLFEHQPYDLALATKMATVARAEKLDLLHVHYAIPHSISAILARESIKEKRYVPVITTLHGTDITLVGADRSYLPITRYGLQQSDGVTAVSKFLKQATIETFDFDDIEVIPNFICQNHYKRLDDSPLRNELAPNGERLLVHVSNFRAVKRPVDCVEILAIVRGNGVNARLIMVGDGPELSAVRYRGEQLGMNGNVVYVGKQANIADYMGIADVFLLPSELESFGLAALEAQACEAPVVATRIGGIPEVVADGESGYLSNVGDVEKMSADTLKLLNDEELRRSFGAHGRDLAVQRYSTSKIIPQYIAYYEKVVNSAQLSAVTSR, from the coding sequence ATGAATATCGGCATCACGGTCTATCCGACTTACGGCGGGAGCGGCATTGTGGGCTCTGAGTTGGGTCGTGATCTGGCCGATCGCGGGCATAACGTGCATTTCATCTCGTCGGTGATGCCGATGCGGCTAAGCGAACCGCATGAGCGAATTCACTTTCACGAGGTCGAGATGATGTCGTATCCGCTCTTTGAGCACCAGCCGTACGACCTTGCTCTCGCGACCAAAATGGCAACCGTCGCCCGCGCCGAAAAGCTCGATCTGCTGCACGTTCACTACGCGATACCGCATTCGATCTCAGCGATACTCGCCCGCGAATCGATCAAGGAGAAACGCTATGTGCCCGTCATTACAACGCTGCACGGCACTGACATCACGCTGGTCGGCGCTGACAGGTCGTATCTGCCGATCACTCGCTACGGCCTGCAGCAATCTGACGGCGTGACGGCCGTCTCGAAGTTTCTCAAGCAGGCGACGATCGAGACATTCGATTTTGACGACATCGAGGTGATACCGAATTTTATCTGCCAGAACCATTACAAGCGGCTGGATGATTCGCCGCTGAGGAATGAACTGGCACCCAACGGTGAACGCCTGCTCGTACACGTCTCAAACTTTCGTGCCGTCAAGCGCCCCGTCGATTGCGTCGAGATCCTCGCAATTGTTCGTGGGAACGGCGTCAACGCCCGGTTGATAATGGTCGGCGACGGCCCAGAGTTGTCGGCCGTTCGGTATCGGGGCGAGCAGCTTGGCATGAACGGCAATGTGGTTTACGTCGGTAAACAGGCAAACATTGCGGACTATATGGGCATCGCGGACGTATTTCTGCTGCCGTCCGAACTAGAATCCTTCGGCCTTGCCGCCCTCGAAGCCCAGGCCTGCGAAGCACCGGTCGTGGCGACCCGCATCGGCGGCATTCCCGAGGTCGTGGCCGACGGCGAAAGCGGTTATCTCAGCAACGTCGGCGACGTAGAAAAAATGTCCGCCGACACGCTCAAATTGCTAAATGACGAGGAATTACGCCGCAGCTTCGGCGCCCACGGCCGCGACCTCGCCGTCCAGCGATATTCCACCTCAAAGATCATCCCGCAATACATCGCCTACTACGAAAAGGTCGTGAATAGCGCTCAGCTGTCAGCCGTCACCAGTCGGTAG